A genomic window from Streptomyces sp. WMMC940 includes:
- a CDS encoding helix-turn-helix domain-containing protein, with product MRNQPKPAVEAAFLNVQNAATYMGISVNTLYVWRHRRQGPPSFRMGPGGRVMYRRDLLDAWLNEQQHADSRSNPALNPLNKAQQQRERRRAA from the coding sequence ATGCGTAACCAACCTAAGCCTGCCGTTGAGGCTGCGTTCCTGAATGTTCAGAACGCTGCGACGTACATGGGCATCTCGGTGAACACCCTCTACGTCTGGCGCCACCGTCGGCAAGGGCCGCCCAGCTTCCGGATGGGGCCTGGTGGGAGGGTCATGTACCGCCGGGACCTGCTCGATGCGTGGCTCAACGAGCAGCAGCATGCGGACTCGCGGTCGAACCCGGCTCTCAACCCGCTGAACAAGGCGCAGCAGCAGCGCGAGCGGCGTCGGGCTGCTTGA
- a CDS encoding AAA family ATPase, translating into MKLLKLTLENFRVFHGAQKLDLEVSEDKPAVLIFGMNGAGKTTLLNAFTWALYGTFSDDVERQERVINDHAWAQTPFGGLVSASVKLEFEHEGLNFTVHRAVTTTKNADEQSALTPKLTVTQSEHGASTTVQNGQDRIQKILPEGLRQFFFFNGERMERMFTGDRTDEVQQAIKTLMGLEEIERAIGTHLPAASRKLSRQVGSNGDGRLQALTAEQDRLEQQKIDVHKELLQLSENAAGYEREVEAANRALLANGKAAPLQRQRAKLKFRLDELVAKRIERQERKRDLLAKNSFLAFTGGIDSTVLDLAEGMRKRRELPAGIQRDYIDGLLEDGLCMCGRDLPEGSEARIALEERRYNAGLADVESRWMYLRGKTADLTLARADLLAKLRECVADIEDIEASIKQIDAETSDIARELEGVDVMDVQRLEERRKEFDRKRLDALQQHREAQSQLTELDEQIEKVRRQFHSARVQDEESKRIQRQVLLVDEVLDAFQRILAVKTEEVRQQLDAKVKSVFGRICIRPFTPSLTTSFALELVNHSAGVAAARSTGENQILGLSFVGAVSELTKETYDRKQKATDAVLGGGGVYPVVMDAPFGNLDVAYQNDIAESLPKLTSQIVTLLSKSQSRGMVLEHLGQAASRMYVLRSYTTNSDADEDSITIHGREFPYVSHGEFNHTVLEEVTA; encoded by the coding sequence ATGAAACTGCTCAAGCTCACGTTGGAAAACTTCCGTGTCTTCCACGGCGCTCAGAAGCTCGATCTTGAGGTTTCAGAGGACAAGCCCGCTGTCCTTATCTTCGGCATGAACGGTGCGGGCAAGACAACCCTGCTCAATGCTTTCACGTGGGCCTTGTACGGCACTTTCTCCGACGATGTGGAGCGCCAAGAGCGTGTGATCAACGACCACGCGTGGGCGCAGACCCCCTTCGGCGGACTGGTCAGCGCTTCGGTGAAACTTGAGTTCGAGCACGAGGGGCTGAACTTCACCGTGCACCGCGCGGTCACCACAACCAAGAACGCCGACGAGCAGAGCGCACTGACCCCGAAGCTCACTGTCACCCAATCGGAGCATGGAGCCAGCACAACGGTCCAGAATGGTCAGGACCGTATTCAGAAGATTCTCCCCGAGGGCCTGCGCCAGTTCTTCTTCTTCAACGGTGAACGCATGGAGCGAATGTTCACCGGTGACCGTACAGATGAGGTCCAGCAGGCGATCAAGACCTTGATGGGTCTGGAAGAGATCGAACGTGCGATCGGTACCCACCTGCCGGCCGCCTCCCGCAAGCTGAGCCGTCAGGTGGGTAGCAACGGCGACGGGCGGCTGCAGGCGCTGACCGCCGAGCAGGACCGGCTGGAGCAGCAGAAGATCGACGTGCACAAGGAACTGCTCCAGCTCTCGGAAAACGCTGCCGGCTATGAGCGCGAAGTCGAGGCGGCGAACCGAGCACTTCTGGCCAACGGTAAGGCCGCTCCTCTGCAGCGCCAGCGGGCCAAACTCAAGTTCCGACTCGATGAACTGGTGGCCAAGCGCATCGAGCGCCAGGAGCGAAAGCGGGACCTCCTGGCCAAGAACAGCTTCCTGGCGTTCACTGGCGGCATCGACAGCACGGTGCTGGACCTGGCCGAAGGTATGCGCAAGCGCCGAGAACTGCCTGCGGGCATCCAGCGTGACTACATTGACGGCCTGCTCGAGGACGGGCTGTGCATGTGCGGGCGTGACCTGCCCGAGGGCTCTGAAGCACGCATAGCGTTGGAAGAACGCCGCTACAACGCAGGACTCGCTGATGTCGAGAGCCGTTGGATGTACCTGCGCGGCAAGACCGCCGATCTCACGCTGGCCCGTGCTGATCTGCTCGCGAAACTGCGTGAGTGCGTCGCCGACATCGAGGACATCGAAGCGTCGATCAAGCAGATCGACGCTGAGACGAGCGACATCGCCCGCGAGCTTGAGGGTGTCGACGTGATGGACGTGCAGCGCCTGGAGGAGCGGCGCAAGGAGTTCGACCGAAAGCGCCTGGACGCGCTGCAACAGCACCGGGAAGCCCAGTCACAGCTGACGGAGCTGGACGAGCAGATTGAAAAGGTGCGGCGGCAGTTCCACTCGGCGCGTGTGCAGGACGAGGAGTCCAAGCGAATCCAGCGTCAGGTCTTGCTGGTCGACGAAGTCCTCGACGCATTCCAGAGGATCTTGGCAGTGAAGACCGAGGAGGTCCGCCAGCAGCTCGATGCTAAGGTCAAGAGCGTCTTCGGACGAATTTGTATCAGGCCCTTCACGCCCAGCCTGACCACGTCCTTCGCCCTTGAACTCGTCAATCACTCGGCGGGTGTCGCGGCGGCCCGCAGTACCGGTGAGAACCAGATCCTGGGCCTGTCGTTCGTTGGCGCCGTCTCCGAATTGACGAAGGAGACATACGACCGCAAGCAGAAGGCCACAGACGCTGTCCTGGGGGGTGGCGGAGTGTATCCCGTCGTCATGGACGCTCCGTTCGGGAACCTCGATGTGGCGTACCAGAACGACATCGCCGAGTCGCTGCCGAAGCTGACGTCCCAGATCGTCACCCTGCTGTCGAAGTCCCAGTCCCGCGGCATGGTGCTGGAACACCTCGGGCAGGCCGCGTCGCGCATGTATGTGCTGCGTTCATACACCACGAACTCGGACGCCGACGAGGACAGCATCACCATCCACGGCCGTGAGTTCCCCTACGTCTCACACGGCGAGTTCAACCACACCGTCCTTGAAGAGGTGACTGCCTGA
- a CDS encoding DNA phosphorothioation-associated protein 4 gives MAVEIRFRRPAEHEQLLALLTGKDGPFRANYEALLFAAALGRRKERRVPFEKSGEMIRYALVENRPYGDVLIDLIAAAEVPDDAKILGDDRLADRLRIFEEYANGGLHCLQGEINARGSRDLVAIVSSLVLDALTPAADQDGDPVKDMLDALEW, from the coding sequence ATGGCCGTTGAGATCCGGTTCCGTCGCCCTGCCGAACACGAGCAGTTGCTGGCCCTCCTCACTGGCAAGGACGGTCCCTTCCGAGCCAACTACGAGGCGCTGTTGTTCGCCGCCGCTCTCGGCCGCAGGAAGGAACGGCGTGTCCCGTTCGAGAAGTCGGGTGAAATGATCCGCTACGCCCTCGTTGAGAACCGGCCCTACGGCGATGTGCTCATCGACCTGATCGCCGCTGCCGAGGTCCCCGACGATGCGAAGATCCTGGGTGACGACCGGCTTGCCGACCGATTGAGGATCTTCGAGGAATACGCCAACGGTGGGCTGCACTGCCTCCAGGGAGAGATCAACGCTCGGGGCAGCCGGGACCTTGTCGCGATCGTCAGTTCGCTCGTGCTGGATGCGCTCACACCGGCGGCTGACCAGGACGGCGACCCCGTCAAGGACATGCTGGACGCCCTGGAGTGGTAG